The following are encoded together in the Lagopus muta isolate bLagMut1 chromosome 7, bLagMut1 primary, whole genome shotgun sequence genome:
- the GJD4 gene encoding gap junction delta-4 protein: MEHWDSLGFLVVTLNYNVTIIGKIWLMLVVLLRMAVVVLAGYPLYQDEQERFVCNTLQPGCSNVCYDLFSPISHFRFWFIQTVSILLPYTAFSVYVLHKVATYIVRKHCLVHGCRGNKGLSSPKDLKERCRSDLVNRLDCDVDNLGVLNFSGAYAVHLFFRTLIEAAFAAAQYFLFGFFVPERFSCYHSPCTSTVDCYISRPTEKSIMMVFIWSVTSLSFLLSLADLVYALRQMTARSQRNKQLANSHRENEGLLNIPPAQSGSSSSPQNQDCQALNGSQTSDGSCSLLSEEEEEAALHPEEVSQQAASTNLNSNSHKPCVSGDLAVKQDSIEEHLCAGDQQGTACQQVRPGLQQSFVKDTAMTLRPQIKSHLGGSSSVVQSKLLGYCPSAELKNPDAQSNYSSTSCLRLKKSEWV; the protein is encoded by the exons ATGGAACACTGGGACTCGCTGGGATTTTTGGTTGTCACTCTCAATTATAATGTGACAATTATAG GAAAGATCTGGCTAATGCTGGTAGTTCTGCTGCGAATGGCAGTGGTGGTGTTAGCAGGCTATCCGCTCTATCAGGATGAACAGGAGCGCTTCGTCTGCAACACCCTGCAGCCTGGATGCTCCAATGTTTGCTATGACTTGTTCTCTCCCATATCTCACTTCAGGTTCTGGTTCATACAGACTGTGTCTATCTTGCTACCTTACACTGCATTCAGCGTTTATGTTCTGCACAAGGTAGCAACGTACATTGTAAGAAAGCACTGTTTGGTGCACGGGTGCAGAGGGAATAAGGGTTTATCAAGCCCCAAAGACCTGAAGGAACGCTGTAGGAGTGATCTTGTCAATAGATTGGATTGTGATGTGGACAACCTAGGTGTCCTCAATTTTTCTGGGGCATACgctgttcatcttttttttaGGACACTGATTGAGGCTGCTTTTGCAGCTGCACAGTATTTCCTCTTTGGATTTTTTGTTCCCGAGCGCTTTTCCTGCTACCATTCACCTTGTACAAGCACAGTTGATTGCTACATCTCCCGGCCCACCGAGAAATCCATCATGATGGTTTTCATTTGGAGTGTCACCAGTCTGTCCTTTCTGCTCAGCCTTGCTGACCTTGTCTATGCTCTTCGACAAATGACAGCAAGAAGCCAGAGGAACAAGCAGCTGGCCAACTCCCACAGAGAGAATGAGGGCCTTTTAAATATTCCCCCAGCACAGTCTGGTAGTTCTTCCTCTCCCCAAAATCAAGACTGCCAAGCACTGAATGGCAGCCAGACCAGCGACGGCTCCTGCTCACTTCTCtctgaagaggaagaggaggctgctCTTCATCCTGAAGAGGTCTCTCAGCAAGCTGCCAGCACTAACCTTAACAGCAACAGCCATAAGCCCTGTGTGTCAGGAGATCTTGCTGTTAAGCAGGATAGCATTGAAGAACACCTGTGTGCTGGTGACCAGCAAGGAACTGCATGCCAGCAGGTGAGACCTGGGCTCCAGCAAAGCTTCGTTAAAGATACTGCCATGACTTTGAGACCTCAGATCAAGTCTCACCTTGGAGGTTCTTCCTCTGTAGTTCAGAGCAAGCTTTTAGGATACTGCCCTTCAGCTGAGCTAAAAAATCCTGATGCGCAATCAAATTATAGCAGTACTAGTTGCTTGAGATTGAAAAAGTCCGAATGGGTATAG